One Ricinus communis isolate WT05 ecotype wild-type chromosome 1, ASM1957865v1, whole genome shotgun sequence DNA window includes the following coding sequences:
- the LOC8261919 gene encoding uncharacterized protein LOC8261919: MKDQENLLWDHNNMKHNPFSFTIPKLMFCFLIIISVPYIFYSLNSLFSFNLLKHQSLNIYRYDPHNQIIELEQEQGHNSYPQKPNRTFAADEASHPNPKTQVVNTSIHHVVFGIAASSELWDHRKEYVKLWWRPDEMRGIVWLDNPVKEEPSDYDLLPPIMISTDASEFPYNNTEGKRSAIRISRIISEILKLGMKDVRWFVMGDDDTVFIADNLVRVLSRYDHNQYYYIGSSSESHIQNIHFSYAMAYGGGGFAISYPLAKALSKMQDRCIKRYPSLYGSDDRIQACMSELGVPLTKEPGFHQFDVYGNLFGLLAAHPVTPLVSLHHLDLVSPIFPSADRIQALRRLSAPLQLDSAALMQQSICYDQTRNWTISVSWGYAVQIFRGIIPPREIERPARTFLNWYRHADHRGYPFNTRPVSTNKCQRPFVYCLSDALYDTRTNQTISEYVGYGIPNPRCNWLMANPSQIHRVEVYKTPDPYLWDKAPRRNCCRILPTEMTDTLVVDVGECREDEVIET, encoded by the exons ATGAAAGATCAAGAAAATCTTTTATGGGATCACAACAACATGAAGCACAACCCTTTCTCATTTACCATTCCAAAATTAATGTTTTGCTTTCTCATCATAATCAGTGTCCCCTACATATTTTACTCCTTAAACTCACTGTTCTCTTTCAATCTACTCAAACACCAAAGTCTCAATATCTACAGATATGACCCTCATAACCAGATAATAGAACTAGAACAAGAACAAGGGCACAACTCTTATCCCCAGAAACCTAACAGAACATTCGCAGCTGACGAGGCTTCTCATCCGAATCCCAAAACCCAAGTCGTCAACACAAGCATCCACCATGTAGTGTTTGGCATAGCTGCATCTTCTGAACTGTGGGACCATAGAAAGGAATACGTGAAACTATGGTGGAGACCTGATGAAATGCGAGGCATAGTTTGGTTAGACAATCCTGTGAAAGAAGAACCGAGTGATTATGATCTTTTGCCGCCAATAATGATCTCAACTGACGCGTCAGAATTCCCTTACAATAACACTGAAGGTAAAAGGTCTGCTATTAGGATATCGAGGATAATATCGGAAATTTTAAAGCTAGGAATGAAGGATGTGAGGTGGTTTGTGATGGGAGATGATGATACAGTGTTTATTGCTGATAATCTGGTTAGGGTTTTATCCAGGTATGACCataatcaatattattatatagggAGTTCATCGGAGAGTCATATACAGaacattcatttttcttatgcTATGGCTTATGGTGGCGGTGGATTTGCTATAAGTTACCCATTGGCAAAGGCTCTATCTAAGATGCAGGATAGATGCATAAAAAGATATCCTAGTTTATATGGGTCTGATGATCGAATTCAAGCTTGTATGTCTGAGCTTGGCGTTCCTCTCACCAAAGAACCAGGATTTCACCAG TTTGATGTGTATGGGAATCTATTCGGCCTTCTAGCGGCCCATCCAGTCACACCTTTAGTTTCTCTGCACCACCTAGACTTGGTGTCACCCATTTTTCCCAGTGCTGATCGGATACAAGCCTTACGAAGACTAAGTGCACCATTACAACTAGACTCAGCTGCACTCATGCAGCAATCCATATGCTATGACCAGACTCGAAACTGGACCATATCAGTCTCCTGGGGCTATGCGGTGCAAATATTCCGGGGCATTATTCCACCCCGAGAAATCGAAAGACCAGCAAGAACATTTCTCAACTGGTACAGACATGCTGACCATCGAGGCTATCCCTTCAACACTCGTCCTGTCAGCACGAACAAATGTCAAAGGCCCTTTGTATATTGTCTTTCAGATGCATTATATGATACTCGCACTAATCAGACAATTAGCGAATATGTTGGATATGGAATTCCAAATCCTAGATGCAATTGGTTGATGGCTAATCCTTCTCAGATTCATAGAGTTGAGGTTTATAAGACACCTGATCCCTATTTATGGGACAAG GCTCCAAGGAGGAATTGTTGTAGAATCTTACCAACAGAAATGACAGACACTTTGGTAGTTGACGTTGGGGAATGCAGAGAAGATGAAGTTATTGAAACTTAG
- the LOC8286670 gene encoding mitogen-activated protein kinase homolog MMK2 has protein sequence MESSAGSSEHNVRGLPTHGGRYVQYNIYGNLFEVSRKYVPPIRPVGRGANGIVCAAKNAETQEEVAIKKIGNAFDNRIDAKRTLREIKLLRHMDHENIVAIKDIIRPPQKENFNDVYIVSELMDTDLHHIIRSNQSLTDDHCRYFLYQLLRGLKYVHSAHVLHRDLKPSNLLLNANCDLKIADFGLARTTSETDFMTEYVVTRWYRAPELLLNCSEYTAAIDIWSVGCILGEIMTRQPLFPGKDYVHQLRLITELIGSPDDNSLGFLRSDNARRYVRQLPQYPRKNFATRFPNMSSGAIDLLERMLVFDPNRRITVDEALCHPYLAPLHDINEEPVCPRPFNFDFEQPSFTEENIKELIWRESVKFNPDP, from the exons ATGGAGTCGAGCGCTGGCTCCAGCGAGCATAACGTAAGGGGACTGCCAACTCACGGTGGTCGTTATGTTCAGTATAATATTTACGGCAATCTCTTTGAAGTTTCTAGAAAGTATGTCCCTCCTATTCGTCCTGTTGGCCGAGGTGCTAATGGTATTGTGTG TGCTGCTAAAAATGCCGAGACGCAAGAGGAGGTTGCCATTAAGAAGATTGGTAATGCTTTCGACAACCGCATAGATGCTAAAAGGACTTTGCGAGAGATTAAGCTTCTCCGCCACATGGATCATGAAAAT ATTGTTGCTATCAAAGACATCATACGACCTCCCCAGAAGGAGAATTTCAATGATGTCTACATTGTTTCTGAATTGATGGATACTGATCTTCATCACATAATACGTTCCAACCAATCATTGACGGATGATCATTGTCGG TATTTTCTCTATCAATTGCTGCGAGGGCTCAAATATGTACATTCAGCACATGTTTTGCATCGTGACCTAAAGCCTAGCAATTTGCTCTTGAATGCTAATTGTGACCTTAAGATTGCAGACTTTGGTCTTGCAAGGACTACATCTGAAACAGATTTTATGACCGAGTACGTTGTTACTCGTTGGTATCGGGCACCAGAATTACTCCTTAATTGTTCAGAGTACACTGCAGCAATTGATATATGGTCCGTGGGTTGTATACTAGGTGAAATCATGACACGGCAACCATTGTTTCCTGGCAAAGATTATGTTCATCAGCTGAGACTAATCACAGAG CTCATAGGTTCACCAGATGACAACAGCCTTGGTTTCCTACGAAGTGACAATGCTCGAAGATATGTGAGGCAGCTTCCACAATACCCAAGGAAAAATTTTGCTACTAGATTTCCTAATATGTCTTCAGGTGCTATCGATCTCTTAGAGAGGATGCTAGTCTTTGATCCAAACCGGCGCATCACAG TTGATGAGGCGCTGTGCCACCCTTACTTAGCACCTCTTCATGACATCAATGAGGAGCCTGTTTGCCCAAGGCctttcaactttgattttgaGCAACCATCATTTACTGAGGAAAATATCAAGGAGCTTATCTGGAGGGAATCCGTAAAATTCAATCCGGATCCTTGA
- the LOC8286668 gene encoding putative UDP-rhamnose:rhamnosyltransferase 1, translating to MAKMAKNLHVMILPWSAFGHLIPFFQLSIALAKAGVSVSFVSTPNNIRRLPKIPQNLETLIKLVEIPLPTLESQSLPIGAEATVDLPSDKIDHLKIAYDLLQYPLKQYVMDQQLDWIIIDVIPHWMVEIAVEMKIPLMHFSVYSASAYLFLCDPGCLAGDNMRTSWESMTSPAERINFPSSVAYRKHEAIGAFEGIYGTNASGITDAERVAKILNSCQAIAIRSCTEFEIDSLNSFQKLMGKPVVPVGLLPLEKPKAREITDGSWGEVFKWLDQQKTKSVVFVSFGSEFKLSQEQVYEIAYGLELSGLPFLWALRKPSWANHGFDVLPSGFRERTSGKGVVSIGWAPQMEILGHRAIGGSLFHSGWGSIIETLQFGHSLVLLPFIIDQPLNARLLVEKELGVEVERSEDGSFNRDGVANALRLAMVSEEGKKLRAGASEAAQVFGNNNLHQDYYIEKFVEFLRNKDYQN from the coding sequence ATGGCAAAAATGGCCAAAAACCTTCATGTGATGATACTTCCATGGTCTGCTTTCGGGCACTTGATTCCATTCTTTCAACTCTCCATAGCCTTGGCCAAAGCCGGAGTTAGTGTCTCCTTTGTATCAACTCCAAACAATATCCGAAGACTCCCCAAAATTCCTCAAAACTTGGAAACTTTGATAAAGTTGGTGGAGATTCCTTTGCCAACCTTAGAAAGTCAATCTTTGCCAATAGGCGCAGAGGCTACTGTGGACCTTCCCTCTGATAAAATTGATCACCTGAAGATTGCATATGATCTTCTTCAATACCCCCTAAAACAGTATGTTATGGACCAACAACTTGATTGGATTATCATCGACGTGATTCCTCATTGGATGGTCGAGATTGCCGTGGAAATGAAAATTCCTCTGATGCATTTCTCCGTCTATTCCGCTTCTGCATACCTATTTCTTTGCGATCCTGGGTGCCTGGCAGGTGATAATATGAGGACATCATGGGAGAGTATGACTTCACCAGCGGAACGGATTAACTTCCCTTCATCAGTAGCTTATCGGAAGCATGAGGCTATTGGTGCTTTTGAGGGAATTTATGGCACAAATGCATCAGGAATAACAGATGCTGAAAGGGTGGCCAAAATCTTGAATTCCTGCCAAGCTATAGCCATACGTAGCTGCACagagtttgaaattgattcCCTGAATTCATTCCAGAAGTTAATGGGAAAACCCGTAGTTCCTGTGGGTCTGTTGCCACTAGAGAAGCCAAAAGCAAGAGAAATCACTGATGGTTCATGGGGTGAAGTCTTTAAATGGCTTGATCAGCAGAAGACTAAGTCGGTTGTTTTTGTAAGCTTTGGCAGCGAGTTTAAGCTCAGCCAAGAACAAGTTTACGAGATCGCCTATGGGCTAGAGCTGTCAGGATTGCCATTTCTTTGGGCTCTAAGAAAACCCAGTTGGGCAAATCACGGTTTCGATGTTTTGCCTTCAGGATTTAGAGAAAGGACAAGTGGAAAAGGAGTTGTAAGCATCGGATGGGCACCGCAGATGGAAATTTTGGGACACCGAGCGATTGGAGGGTCATTGTTTCACTCAGGTTGGGGTTCCATAATTGAAACTCTGCAATTTGGTCACAGTCTTGTTTTGTTGCCATTTATCATTGATCAACCGCTGAATGCAAGACTTTTGGTGGAGAAGGAATTGGGTGTGGAGGTAGAGAGAAGTGAAGATGGATCGTTTAATAGGGACGGCGTTGCTAATGCTTTGAGACTGGCGATGGTGTCCGAGGAAGGGAAGAAATTGAGGGCTGGTGCATCTGAAGCTGCGCAGGTTTTTGGAAATAACAATTTACATCAGGATTATTACATCGAGAAATTTGTGGAGTTCctaagaaataaagattatcagAATTGA
- the LOC8286667 gene encoding mechanosensitive ion channel protein 1, mitochondrial isoform X2 — MARVRSSMLKSLYSSFSHTTKMHSFSSCMNPTRFADQILLRSSYAFLNLDYQRKSKSSVNAYGKILSSDSSVATKFCNANSTLLNSCFRSTVPFSSVSSLSIHRSFSSSSGDKVDKPGEVSASSGSGDVGIDWIDKAKDTWQSAVDAMTTIGNKTKEVSDELIPYGQQFLDSHPYLNNVIVPVGYTCVGTILAWVVMPRLLRMFHKYSMQSPAALLSHSLFKEPIPYEKSFWGALEDPVRYLVTFMAFLQIGKMVAPTTIASQYIAQGWRGAVVLSFIWFLYRWKTNVFSRALGVQSLSLLDKERVLTLDKVSSVGLFVLGLMALAEACGVAVQSILTVGGIGGVATAFAARDILGNVLSGVSMQFSKPFSLGDTIKAGSIEGQVVEMGLTTTMLLNAEKFPVIVPNSLFSSQSKDELYSTEQDILLQSVRIIKEHGASLGSTWQDVTTR, encoded by the exons ATGGCTCGAGTTAGGTCTTCAATGCTAAAGTCACTATATAGTTCCTTTAGTCACACCACAAAGATGCACTCATTTAGCTCGTGCATGAATCCTACTAGATTTGCTgatcaaattcttttaagaTCGTCCTACGCTTTTCTAAATCTAGACTaccaaagaaaaagtaaaagttcaGTAAATGCCTATGGTAAAATTCTGAGTTCTGATTCTTCAGTTGCTACCAAATTTTGCAATGCCAATTCCACGTTGCTGAATTCATGCTTCCGAAGTACTGTGCCTTTTAGTTCTGTGAGCTCCTTGTCGATCCATCGATCATTTTCATCGTCTTCTGGTGACAAAGTTGACAAACCTGGGGAAGTTTCGGCTTCAAGTGGGAGTGGTGATGTTGGGATTGACTGGATTGATAAGGCTAAAGATACTTGGCAAAGTGCAGTTGATGCAATGACTACTATTGGGAACAAGACTAAAGAGGTTTCTGACGAACTTATCCCTTATGGCCAACAGTTTCTTGATTCACATCCTTATCTTAATAATGTAATTGTTCCTGTTGGTTATACTTGTGTTGGTACCATTTTGGCATGGGTGGTGATGCCTAGGCTTTTAAGGATGTTTCACAAATACTCTATGCAATCTCCTGCTGCTTTACTATCACACAGCTTATTTAAGGAGCCCATTCCATATGAGAAAAGCTTTTGGGGCGCTTTAGAGGATCCTGTCCGATATTTGGTCACCTTTATGGCTTTTCTACAAAT CGGCAAGATGGTGGCACCAACTACCATAGCATCACAGTATATAGCACAGGGATGGAGGGGTGCagttgttctttcttttatatggTTCCTGTATCGGTGGAAGACAAATGTCTTTAGTCGTGCATTGGGTGTGCAGAGTTTATCATTGCTTGATAAAGAAAGGGTATTAACACTTGACAAAGTTTCTTCTGTTGGCCTATTTGTTCTCGGGCTAATGGCTTTAGCTGAGGCATGTGGTGTGGCTGTTCAGTCGATCTTAACTGTGGGTGGCATAGGAG GAGTGGCTACTGCTTTTGCTGCCAGAGATATCCTTGGGAATGTGCTGAGTGGGGTTTCTATGCAATTCTCAAAGCCCTTTTCACTTGGAGATACAATAAAA GCTGGATCTATAGAAGGTCAAGTAGTTGAAATGGGACTTACTACCACGATGTTACTGAATGCCGAGAAATTTCCGGTCATAGTTCCAAATTCATTGTTTTCCAGTCAG AGTAAAGATGAACTGTACTCCACAGAACAAGACATTCTTTTGCAGTCAGTTCGGATAATTAAGGAACATGGTGCATCACTGGGTAGTACCTGGCAAGATGTAACCACTCGATGA
- the LOC8286669 gene encoding probable polygalacturonase, with protein MELLLISSIKPRVTNVISVFVILALLSARGAESRKARVLDSFEYNAISCRAHSASITDFGGVGDGITSNTKAFQDAIAHLCQYATDGGSQLFVPAGKWLTGSFSLTSHFTLFLHKDAVLLGSQDLKEWPLLKPLPSYGRGRDAAAGRYSSLIFGTNLTDIIVTGNNGTIDGQGAFWWQQFKKGKLKYTRPYLIEIMYSDNIQISNLTLLNSPSWNVHPVYSSNILIQGITIIAPVTSPNTDGINPDSCTNTKIEDCYIISGDDCVAVKSGWDEYGIAFGMPTKQLVIRRLTCISPYSATIALGSEMSGGIQDVRAEDITAIHTESGVRIKTAVGRGGYVKDIYVKRMTMHTMKWAFWMTGNYGSHADKNYDPNALPVIEGINYRDMVADNVSMAARLEGISGDPFKQICISNVTIGMAAKAKKIPWTCTDIEGITTGVSPRPCDLLPDQGPEKLTACDFPPENIPIDSVQFQKCTYSMHYM; from the exons ATGGAGTTGTTGCTCATAAGTTCCATCAAACCTCGG GTAACTAATGTAATTTCAGTGTTTGTAATCTTGGCATTACTGAGTGCTAGAGGAGCAGAGAGCAGAAAGGCAAGGGTTTTAGACTCGTTTGAGTACAATGCTATAAGCTGCAGGGCTCATAGTGCATCAATAACAGATTTTGGAGGAGTTGGAGATGGAATAACATCCAATACTAAAGCATTTCAAGATGCAATTGCTCACCTGTGTCAGTATGCAACAGATGGCGGGTCTCAACTTTTTGTTCCTGCTGGAAAATGGTTAACTGGTAGCTTCAGTCTTACCAGTCATTTCACTCTATTCCTTCATAAGGATGCTGTTCTTCTTGGTTCTCAG GACTTGAAAGAATGGCCATTGCTGAAACCTCTGCCGTCATATGGCCGCGGGAGGGATGCTGCAGCTGGAAGGTACTCCAGTCTCATTTTTGGTACAAACCTCACTGATATTATTGTTACAG GTAATAATGGCACAATTGATGGTCAGGGTGCATTCTGGTGGCAGCAATTCAAGAAGGGCAAGCTTAAATACACCAGACCTTACTTGATTGAGATCATGTACTCTGATAACATTCAGATTTCAAATCTGACGCTTCTAAATTCCCCTTCATGGAATGTTCATCCTGTTTACAGCAG TAATATCCTTATACAAGGCATTACCATCATTGCACCGGTTACATCCCCCAACACCGATGGCATCAACCCAG ATTCTTGTACAAACACAAAAATTGAAGACTGTTACATAATCTCGGGAGATGACTGTGTGGCCGTTAAAAGCGGTTGGGATGAGTATGGAATTGCATTTGGGATGCCTACAAAGCAACTAGTCATCAGAAGGCTCACATGCATTTCACCATACAGTGCAACAATTGCACTAGGAAGTGAAATGTCAGGTGGGATTCAAGATGTTAGGGCAGAAGATATCACAGCCATCCATACAGAATCAGGAGTTAGGATCAAAACAGCTGTAGGAAGAGGAGGGTATGTGAAAGATATATATGTTAAGAGAATGACAATGCACACTATGAAATGGGCCTTCTGGATGACTGGAAACTATGGGTCACACGCTGATAAGAATTATGACCCAAATGCATTGCCAGTGATTGAAGGGATTAACTACAGAGATATGGTTGCAGACAATGTGTCAATGGCTGCAAGATTGGAGGGGATTTCTGGTGACCCTTTTAAGCAAATTTGCATCTCTAATGTGACAATTGGAATGGCAGCTAAGGCTAAGAAGATACCATGGACATGTACTGATATTGAAGGGATCACCACTGGGGTCAGTCCTCGACCATGTGATTTGTTGCCAGATCAAGGGCCGGAGAAACTTACAGCTTGCGATTTTCCACCGGAGAATATACCAATCGACTCGGTACAGTTTCAGAAGTGCACCTACAGCATGCACTATATGTGA
- the LOC8286667 gene encoding mechanosensitive ion channel protein 1, mitochondrial isoform X1, translating into MARVRSSMLKSLYSSFSHTTKMHSFSSCMNPTRFADQILLRSSYAFLNLDYQRKSKSSVNAYGKILSSDSSVATKFCNANSTLLNSCFRSTVPFSSVSSLSIHRSFSSSSGDKVDKPGEVSASSGSGDVGIDWIDKAKDTWQSAVDAMTTIGNKTKEVSDELIPYGQQFLDSHPYLNNVIVPVGYTCVGTILAWVVMPRLLRMFHKYSMQSPAALLSHSLFKEPIPYEKSFWGALEDPVRYLVTFMAFLQIGKMVAPTTIASQYIAQGWRGAVVLSFIWFLYRWKTNVFSRALGVQSLSLLDKERVLTLDKVSSVGLFVLGLMALAEACGVAVQSILTVGGIGGVATAFAARDILGNVLSGVSMQFSKPFSLGDTIKAGSIEGQVVEMGLTTTMLLNAEKFPVIVPNSLFSSQVIVNKSRAQWRAMMSKIPVNIEDLNKIPQVSNDIKSMLKLNPKVFLGKEVPYCFLSRIESSFAELTIGCNLITMSKDELYSTEQDILLQSVRIIKEHGASLGSTWQDVTTR; encoded by the exons ATGGCTCGAGTTAGGTCTTCAATGCTAAAGTCACTATATAGTTCCTTTAGTCACACCACAAAGATGCACTCATTTAGCTCGTGCATGAATCCTACTAGATTTGCTgatcaaattcttttaagaTCGTCCTACGCTTTTCTAAATCTAGACTaccaaagaaaaagtaaaagttcaGTAAATGCCTATGGTAAAATTCTGAGTTCTGATTCTTCAGTTGCTACCAAATTTTGCAATGCCAATTCCACGTTGCTGAATTCATGCTTCCGAAGTACTGTGCCTTTTAGTTCTGTGAGCTCCTTGTCGATCCATCGATCATTTTCATCGTCTTCTGGTGACAAAGTTGACAAACCTGGGGAAGTTTCGGCTTCAAGTGGGAGTGGTGATGTTGGGATTGACTGGATTGATAAGGCTAAAGATACTTGGCAAAGTGCAGTTGATGCAATGACTACTATTGGGAACAAGACTAAAGAGGTTTCTGACGAACTTATCCCTTATGGCCAACAGTTTCTTGATTCACATCCTTATCTTAATAATGTAATTGTTCCTGTTGGTTATACTTGTGTTGGTACCATTTTGGCATGGGTGGTGATGCCTAGGCTTTTAAGGATGTTTCACAAATACTCTATGCAATCTCCTGCTGCTTTACTATCACACAGCTTATTTAAGGAGCCCATTCCATATGAGAAAAGCTTTTGGGGCGCTTTAGAGGATCCTGTCCGATATTTGGTCACCTTTATGGCTTTTCTACAAAT CGGCAAGATGGTGGCACCAACTACCATAGCATCACAGTATATAGCACAGGGATGGAGGGGTGCagttgttctttcttttatatggTTCCTGTATCGGTGGAAGACAAATGTCTTTAGTCGTGCATTGGGTGTGCAGAGTTTATCATTGCTTGATAAAGAAAGGGTATTAACACTTGACAAAGTTTCTTCTGTTGGCCTATTTGTTCTCGGGCTAATGGCTTTAGCTGAGGCATGTGGTGTGGCTGTTCAGTCGATCTTAACTGTGGGTGGCATAGGAG GAGTGGCTACTGCTTTTGCTGCCAGAGATATCCTTGGGAATGTGCTGAGTGGGGTTTCTATGCAATTCTCAAAGCCCTTTTCACTTGGAGATACAATAAAA GCTGGATCTATAGAAGGTCAAGTAGTTGAAATGGGACTTACTACCACGATGTTACTGAATGCCGAGAAATTTCCGGTCATAGTTCCAAATTCATTGTTTTCCAGTCAG GTAATTGTGAATAAATCTCGTGCCCAATGGCGTGCTATGATGTCTAAAATTCCTGTGAATATTGAAGACCTGAATAAGATTCCTCAGGTATCAAATGACATAAAAAGCATGCTAAAGTTGAACCCAAAAGTTTTCTTGGGAAAGGAGGTCCCTTACTGTTTTTTGTCTAGAATAGAAAGCTCTTTTGCAGAATTGACTATTGGATGCAATCTCATAACTATG AGTAAAGATGAACTGTACTCCACAGAACAAGACATTCTTTTGCAGTCAGTTCGGATAATTAAGGAACATGGTGCATCACTGGGTAGTACCTGGCAAGATGTAACCACTCGATGA